The following proteins are encoded in a genomic region of Asterias amurensis chromosome 5, ASM3211899v1:
- the LOC139937654 gene encoding lysophosphatidic acid phosphatase type 6-like produces the protein MQGNDRKHLPRNGCFLSSDIREESMKTLDQPGMQLKLVLIFFRHGARTPIRITPGIEEANWDKEMCVEEDHHKVEYEIFSLDGKSGPHHSPIEQSYQANAFKGGATRGQLTVLGMNQSYELGTYFKKHYIEKCNFLSPEFSSNELFMRSTNINRNIKSLSCVLGGLYGDNLSTKQNGSPRIHVDHSSTEILYPNYQHSKPLMDNFFKTIKNTDVVPGVRHVRLQIQELLEQNEDVHLDLVSVRDGISARKVHDVPLSAVLEPLASVIEKAAVGIMCHSLGKGTDTLQYAIGPLLQLILSNIERVTSQTCEDKMHLYAVHDTTLIPLLIALGIFEDAWPGFCSDVIVEMYQDQNGDCFIRILYLGKEKKLGPNNNTLLPMQEFKDLLSPCLINKEEFEKSLINVETF, from the exons ATGCAAGGTAACGATCGTAAACACCTCCCAAGAAATGGCTGTTTCTTGAGCTCAGACATCAGGGAAGAGTCTATGAAGACTTTGGACCAACCTGGCATGCAACTGAAGTTGGTGTTGATTTTCTTCAGACATGGTGCCAGAACTCCGATTAGAATAACACCGGGAATTGAAGAA GCAAATTGGGACAAAGAAATGTGTGTGGAAGAAGATCATCATAAAGTAGAGTatgaaatattctctttggacGGCAAATCTGGACCTCATCACTCCCCGATTGAACAATCATATCAAGCAAACGCATTTAAA GGTGGAGCTACAAGAGGACAGCTGACGGTGTTAGGAATGAACCAAAGTTATGAACTTGGAACATACTTCAAAAAACACTACATTGAGAAATGTAACTTCTTATCTCCAGAGTTCAGTAGCAATGAATTATT TATGCGCTCAACCAACATCAACAGGAATATAAAGTCCCTTTCCTGTGTTTTAGGTGGCCTTTATGGAGACAACCTCAGCACCAAGCAGAATG GGTCACCAAGGATTCATGTGGATCATTCCTCAACAGAAATCCTTTATCCAAATTATCAACATTCCAAACCTCTCATGGACAACTTCTTCAAGACGATTAAGAACACTGATGTTGTTCCTGGTGTACGACATGTCCGGTTGCAAATACAGGAACTTCTAGAGCAGAATGAGGATGTCCATTTAGATTTAGTGTCGGTGAGAGACGGAATAAGTGCTAGAAAG GTTCATGATGTTCCATTGTCGGCAGTTCTAGAACCATTGGCTAGTGTAATAGAAAAAGCAGCAGTTGGTATAATGTGTCACAGTCTAGGCAAAGGTACAGACACTCTACAGTATGCAATTGGACCACTTCTACAGCTGATATTAAGTAATATAGAGAGAGTCACTTCACAAACATG TGAAGACAAGATGCACCTGTACGCCGTCCATGATACAACATTGATCCCACTTCTTATTGCACTTGGTATCTTTGAAGATGCCTGGCCAGGATTCTGTTCTGATGTAATAGTTGAGATGTATCAAGATCAGAATGGAGATTGCTTCATAAGGATCTTGTATCTTGGAAAG GAGAAGAAGTTGGGGCCAAACAACAACACTCTCCTTCCCATGCAGGAGTTCAAGGATTTGCTGTCTCCTTGTCTTATAAATAAAGAAGAGTTTGAGAAATCTCTGATTAATGTTGAGACATTTTGA
- the LOC139937841 gene encoding organic cation transporter protein-like, whose protein sequence is MTIEYDNILAKVGPFGKYQKIICLTLWFVAIPSAWHAIGQVFLAAKTDHWCAVPEYLSLNCSFQQEAEECLDEQKFITIPSTVNKEGNVIYSNCERYEFVLDVNATSGHYGTPIGTINCDIGWEYDRTQYKTTIIQEFDLVCSRGDLPGIAQSVYFAGVLFGSFLWGAISDWIGRRPAFFLTLVMSCTATVATSFVSSFTSYTILRFIIASDGSYLIAFVLVTELVGPKSRTMVGTLVAVFFSIGYALLSLIAYSIREWRHLQMAISFPRFIFFLLFLFLPESPRWLISKNKLPQAEKITHKIAKYNGVKVHDKLIVNQDTPQEEVTHSFFRQATQFELFRTPNMRKKTLNIFFNWFVNSLVYYGLSLGTSSLGIDVYVAAFAFGAVELLGYLSSWFVIERLGRRLPLFLYLLSGGAACTISSIFQPGVARACIAMIGKFAISGSFNIIYVFSAELFPTPVRSIGMGLSSMFARISSILAPVIVILSKHWEPLPLVVFGVCCLVASLLSLLLPETLNQYLLETMKDGEEFGKNKGFDMSAIFKGPFTPKPTPSGNELTKRAGNYSKVSSEENQSTVKESTTV, encoded by the exons ATGACTATAGAGTATGATAATATTCTGGCCAAAGTTGGTCCTTTTGGGAAGTACCAGAAGATTATTTGTTTAACACTTTGGTTTGTGGCAATCCCATCTGCATGGCATGCTATCGGACAAGTGTTTTTGGCGGCAAAAACAGACCACTGGTGTGCAGTGCCGGAATACCTATCACTCAACTGTTCTTTCCAACAAGAAGCGGAAGAGTGTTTGGATGAGCAGAAATTCATTACCATACCTTCTACTGTCAACAAAGAAGGAAATGTTATATACTCGAATTGTGAGCGTTATGAGTTTGTACTGGATGTCAACGCAACGTCTGGACACTATGGGACACCAATAGGGACAATTAACTGCGACATTGGATGGGAATACGATCGAACTCAGTATAAGACGACAATCATTCAGGAG TTTGACTTGGTTTGCTCCCGTGGGGACCTCCCTGGTATTGCGCAATCTGTCTACTTTGCTGGCGTCCTGTTTGGTTCTTTTCTATGGGGTGCTATTTCAGACTG GATTGGAAGGCGACCTGCATTTTTCCTGACTCTTGTAATGTCATGCACAGCTACCGTTGCAACGAGTTTTGTGTCCAGCTTCACTTCGTATACCATTCTTCGCTTTATCATTGCCTCAGATGGAAGTTACCTTATCGCATTTGTTTTAG TGACGGAACTTGTTGGACCCAAGAGTCGTACTATGGTGGGAACCTTGGTAGCTGtgtttttctctataggttatgCCCTACTATCATTAATAGCATATTCAATAAGAGAATGGCGTCATCTGCAAATGGCTATATCGTTTCCACGGTTCATATTTTTCCTGTTGTTCCT ATTTCTGCCAGAGTCACCTCGTTGGCTGAtcagtaaaaataaattacctCAAGCAGAGAAGATCACTCATAAGATTGCCAAATACAACGGTGTGAAGGTTCATGATAAACTGATTGTCAACCAAGACACTCCGCAAGAAGAG GTTACACACAGTTTCTTTCGTCAAGCGACCCAATTTGAACTCTTTAGAACCCCAAACATGCGGAAGAAAACTCTGAACATCTTCTTTAACTG GTTTGTGAATAGTCTTGTATACTACGGCCTTTCTCTAGGAACCTCTTCACTTGGTATCGATGTGTATGTTGCTGCATTTGCATTCGGTGCAGTTGAGTTACTTGGCTATTTATCAAGTTGGTTTGTCATTGAGAGATTGGGGCGCAGACTTCCCCTCTTTCTCTACTTGCTTTCTGGGGGAGCAGCTTGTACAATCTCCTCAATCTTCC aaccTGGTGTAGCGAGGGCCTGTATAGCAATGATTGGTAAATTTGCCATCTCGGGTTCTTTTAATATCATCTACGTATTCTCAGCTGAGTTATTCCCAACACCTGTCAG GAGTATTGGGATGGGTCTGTCGTCAATGTTTGCCCGTATTAGTAGCATCTTAGCCCCGGTCATTGTTATCCTCAGCAAGCACTGGGAACCTCTTCCTCTAGTTGTCTTCGGAGTTTGCTGTTTAGTAGCGAGTCTCCTATCACTTCTACTCCCTGAGACTCTAAACCAATATTTGCTGGAAACAATGAAGGATGGCGAAGAGTTTGGAA AGAACAAAGGCTTTGATATGTCAGCCATTTTTAAAGGCCCATTTACACCGAAACCAACACCGTCAGGGAATGAGCTGACAAAGAGAGCTGGGAATTATTCTAAGGTTTCATCTGAGGAAAACCAGTCGACAGTTAAGGAATCAACAACGGTGTAA
- the LOC139937842 gene encoding ferrochelatase, mitochondrial-like, translating into MSVFRRLFGDLVSAVRSQSSQSPHRALSASVTATQDEHNLPNTKPAKTGIMLLNMGGPETVDEVHDFLLRLFLDKDLIPLPAQNKLAPFIAKRRTPKIQAQYKKIGGGSPIKMWTNKQGKALVKLLDKMCPESAPHKYYIGFRYVKPLTEDTVAEMERDGIERAIAFTQYPQYSCSTTGSSLNAIYKYYAKHPELVANSKMRWSVIDRWPTHPGLVKAFTQLVKDELAKFPEEVQDDVVILFSAHSLPMSVVNRGDPYPAEVAATVQRVMEALDFSHPYRLVWQSQVGPLPWLGPQTDAAIKGLSKNGRKNILLVPIAFVNDHIETLHELDLEYADELAKECGVENIRRAASLNDNPIFIEAMADLVTQHLASGQPCSTQLSLRCPVCVNAVCGQTKKFFADQKL; encoded by the exons ATCTTGTGAGTGCAGTAAGGAGTCAATCAAGTCAATCACCACACCGTGCATTGTCTGCATCTGTAACAGCAACTCAAGATGAACACAATCTTCCTAATACTAA GCCAGCCAAGACTGGCATCATGCTTCTTAACATGGGTGGTCCAGAGACTGTTGATGAAGTACATGACTTCCTTCTTAGGTTGTTTCTGGACAAAGATCTCATTCCACTCCCAGCACAAAA CAAACTTGCCCCATTTATTGCTAAACGTCGAACACCAAAGATTCAGGCACAGTACAAGAAGATTGGAGGTGGTTCACCAATTAAGATGTGGACCAACAAGCAAGGCAAAGCTCTGGTTAAACTTTTAGACAAAATGTGTCCAGAATCAG CACCACATAAATACTACATCGGTTTCCGATATGTTAAACCCCTGACAGAGGATACTGTAGCCGAAATGGAGAG AGATGGAATAGAGAGGGCCATTGCCTTCACTCAGTACCCTCAATATAGCTGTTCAACCACTGGAAGTAGTCTGAACgctatttataaatattatgcAAAGCATCCAGAATTAGTAGCCAATAGCAAGATGAGATGGAGTGTGATTGACAGATGGCCAACCCACCCAGGACTTGTAAAG GCATTCACACAACTAGTCAAAGATGAACTTGCGAAGTTCCCTGAGGAGGTTCAAGATGATGTAGTTATACTCTTCTCTGCACACTCCTTACCTATGAGT GTTGTGAATAGGGGTGACCCTTATCCTGCTGAAGTTGCTGCTACTGTACAACGTGTCATGGAGGCTCTTGACTTCTCTCATCCTTATAGATTAGTGTGGCAATCACAA GTTGGCCCTCTGCCATGGCTTGGTCCTCAAACTGATGCAGCCATCAAAGGATTAAGCAAAAATGGCCGCAAAAATATTCTGTTGGTGCCGATAGCATTTGTGAATGACCACATTGAAACCTTACATGAGCTGGACTTGGAATACGCAGATGAATTAGCAAAGGAG tgTGGAGTTGAGAATATTAGGCGTGCTGCTTCACTGAACGACAATCCTATATTTATAGAG GCAATGGCAGACTTAGTAACTCAGCACCTTGCATCAGGTCAACCATGTTCAACACAGCTCTCATTACGATGTCCTGTATGTGTCAACGCTGTCTGCGGACAGACCAAGAAGTTCTTTGCAGATCAGAAACTTTAA